In the genome of Sphingopyxis sp. YF1, the window CGGCGCGAAGAACCACGGAATCGTCATGCCCGACGCCGATCTCGACCAGGTGGTCAATGACCTCACCGGTGCGGCCTTCGGTTCGGCGGGCGAGCGCTGCATGGCGCTGCCCGTCGTCGTCCCCGTCGGCGAAGACACCGCGAACCGCCTGCGTGAGAAACTGATCCCCGCGATCGAAGCACTCCGCGTTGGCGTGTCGACCGATACCGAAGCGCATTACGGCCCCGTCGTGACGGAGGCGCACAAGCAGAAGGTCGAGGGCTGGATCGCCAAATGCGCCGAGGAAGGCGCCGAACTGGTCATCGACGGCCGCGGCTTTGCGCTGCAGGGCCACGAAAAGGGCTTCTTCGTCGGTCCGACGCTTTTCGACCATGTCACCCCCGACATGGAAAGCTACAAGGAAGAGATTTTCGGCCCGGTGCTCCAGATCGTCCGCGCCCCCGATTTCGAAACCGCGCTCGAACTGCCCAGCAAGCATCAATATGGCAACGGCGTCGCGATCTTCACGCGCAACGGTCATGCCGCGCGCGAATTCGCCGCGCGCGTCAACGTCGGCATGGTCGGCATCAACGTGCCGATTCCCGTGCCCGTCGCCTATCATACGTTCGGCGGCTGGAAGCGCTCGGCGTTCGGCGACACCAACCAGCACGGCATGGAAGGCGTGAAGTTCTGGACCAAGGTCAAGACGATCACCGCGCGCTGGCCCGACGGGTCGCCCGATGGCGGCAATGCCTTCGTCATCCCGACGATGGGCTGACGAGGCAGGCGGTATGAAACCGGCGTCGGACATCGCGCATTTCTCCTCGCGAAGGAGAAGGATGATGATACGATGGACGATGCCCCTGGTTCTGCTGCTCGCCGCGTGTGGCGGTGCGGAGGACAAGAGGGCGCCCGCGACCGAAGAAAAAGCGAGCGTCGCGGCGCAGCCCGATGCCGCACCACCCGCGCCGGCCGAACCGGCGGGGGCGGAAGACTATAGGCCCGACCCCGCGCTTCGGCCGCCTGTCGCGCCCGAGCCGGGCATCGGCAGCGGCGACAAGGCAATCCCTGCTGCGATCCGGGGGCGCTGGGCGCTCGACGCGGGCGATTGCGCCAAGCGTCCGGGTACTGATCTGACCGCGCTGGTGATCGACGCCGCGAACCTGCGTTTCCACGAATCGCACGGCGAACTCGCGCGCGTTCGCGAGCGCAGCGCGAACCGCATCGTCGCCGACTACAAGTTCAGCGGCGAGGGGCAGGAATGGGACCGGCTGATGCTGCTGGACGTGGCGGACGGCGGCAAGGCGCTGGTCCGCCGCGACTATGGCGAGGGTGGCACCGCGGGGTCGCTGCGCTATACGCGCTGTGCCGGCTGACGGCGTTTTGAAAGGGAGACGAAGGATGGATATTCGCATCTTGGCACTTGCCGCCGCCTTGCCGCTTGCTGCCTGCGCGAGCAGCGAAACCCCTGTCGAATCGACCCCGCCGCCGTCGGCGGAGATGAGCTGCAAGGTCGACGCCGCGCAGTCGTTCGTCGGCCAGACCGCGAGCCCCGAACTCGGCGCGAGCGCGCTCAAGGCCAGCGGCGCGCGCACCTTGCGCTGGGGCCCGCCGCGTTCGGCGATGACGATGGATTATCGGCAGGACCGGCTGAACATCATGTACGACGACGCCTACAAGGTCACGCAGGTCAGCTGTGGCTGACCATTCGCGTCGCAATCATGCGTCGGCTTCCCCATTCGAACCCGTCTACGGCTACAGCCGCGCGGTTCGGGTGGGGAACCGGATCGACGTGGCGGGCTGCGCGCCGATCGAGCCCGA includes:
- a CDS encoding CoA-acylating methylmalonate-semialdehyde dehydrogenase; amino-acid sequence: MRQIDHHIAGGTGGGSRFGDVLDPNNGGVQAQVALGDRAILDRAVAAAKAAQPAWAATNPQRRARVMFEFKRLVEANMNQLAEMLSAEHGKVIADSKGDIQRGLEVIEFCCGIPHVLKGEYTQGAGPGIDVYSMRQPVGIGAGITPFNFPAMIPLWMGGVATAVGNAFILKPSERDPSVPVRLSELFLEAGMPEGIFQTVHGDKEMVDAILDHPDIGAVSFVGSSDIAHYVYNRGVSNGKRVQAMGGAKNHGIVMPDADLDQVVNDLTGAAFGSAGERCMALPVVVPVGEDTANRLREKLIPAIEALRVGVSTDTEAHYGPVVTEAHKQKVEGWIAKCAEEGAELVIDGRGFALQGHEKGFFVGPTLFDHVTPDMESYKEEIFGPVLQIVRAPDFETALELPSKHQYGNGVAIFTRNGHAAREFAARVNVGMVGINVPIPVPVAYHTFGGWKRSAFGDTNQHGMEGVKFWTKVKTITARWPDGSPDGGNAFVIPTMG
- a CDS encoding I78 family peptidase inhibitor, whose translation is MDIRILALAAALPLAACASSETPVESTPPPSAEMSCKVDAAQSFVGQTASPELGASALKASGARTLRWGPPRSAMTMDYRQDRLNIMYDDAYKVTQVSCG